The proteins below are encoded in one region of Rhizobacter sp.:
- a CDS encoding sulfotransferase has product MLTLMLDRHSSLKNPGEFDFLFDAFGVDGGLAQAQAMSSEELDDFFSDHRGFLCSPYKLGPAAPVPDRLHELVSRYAQGVPCLALSIHRNFVSAHEIFPQARFIHLLRDARDCAKSAVAASFSGNVYHGLEPWMNSEESWDRLLPRLKPEQYIEVRYEELVSEPKKVLTQICEFLGLEFEPQMMDLSGTTYEPPSPRFANQWRRSMAPRDVKLIEARVGPMMAARGYDLVHPSQPRLSLWTLLSLKVQNTVERHRVGLRTYGVGNWMQDVVARHLGLRSVVRAARLRMFPIKAKTLK; this is encoded by the coding sequence TTGCTGACCTTGATGCTGGACAGGCATTCGTCGCTCAAGAATCCCGGGGAGTTCGACTTCCTCTTCGATGCCTTCGGCGTCGATGGTGGTCTGGCGCAAGCCCAGGCGATGAGTTCCGAGGAGCTCGACGACTTCTTCAGCGACCATCGCGGCTTCCTGTGCTCACCTTACAAGCTCGGCCCTGCCGCGCCGGTGCCCGATCGGCTGCATGAACTGGTGAGCCGCTACGCGCAGGGCGTGCCGTGTCTCGCGCTGTCGATCCACCGCAACTTCGTCAGTGCGCACGAGATCTTCCCGCAGGCCCGTTTCATCCATCTGCTGCGAGACGCACGCGATTGCGCCAAGTCGGCCGTCGCAGCGTCTTTCTCCGGCAACGTCTACCACGGGCTCGAACCCTGGATGAACTCGGAGGAAAGCTGGGATCGCCTGCTGCCTCGCCTCAAGCCCGAGCAGTACATCGAGGTTCGTTACGAAGAGCTGGTGTCGGAGCCGAAGAAGGTGCTGACGCAGATCTGCGAATTCCTCGGCCTCGAATTCGAGCCGCAGATGATGGACCTGAGCGGCACCACCTACGAGCCACCGTCTCCCCGCTTCGCCAACCAGTGGCGCCGCAGCATGGCCCCGCGCGACGTGAAACTCATCGAAGCGCGCGTCGGCCCGATGATGGCAGCGCGTGGCTACGACCTGGTGCACCCCTCGCAGCCCCGTTTGAGCCTCTGGACGCTCCTCTCGCTCAAGGTGCAGAACACCGTGGAGCGCCACCGTGTTGGCCTGCGCACCTATGGCGTCGGCAACTGGATGCAAGACGTCGTCGCCCGTCACCTCGGCCTGCGCAGCGTGGTACGCGCTGCCCGCCTGAGGATGTTCCCCATCAAGGCCAAGACGCTCAAGTGA
- the cysN gene encoding sulfate adenylyltransferase subunit CysN: MAHVSDLIATDIDQYLRKHEHKSLLRFITCGSVDDGKSTLIGRLLYESKMLFDDQLAAIEADSKKWGTQGGEIDFALLVDGLAAEREQGITIDVAYRFFSTDRRKFIVADTPGHEQYTRNMITGASTADVAVILVDARRGLLTQTRRHSYLVSLMGIRKVVLAINKMDLIDYSEKTFRSIVEEYRNFASQFGLEDITAIPMSALRGDNIIEHSARMPWYHGSTLMGYLETVSVGPNGGDGQQQSSAFRLPVQWVNRPHLDFRGFCGTVASGTIKPGDRVRVQPSGRESRVARIVTAAGDLPMAVAGQAITLTLTDEVDVSRGDMISIATSPAEVADQFETTLVWMSEEAMLPGRPYLLKIGTRTLSATITEPKYKINVNTMEHLAAKKLELNEIGVCNIALDRPIAFDPYKDNRDTGAFILINRMTNNTVGAGMLHFALRRAHNVHLQPVDLDKAARARSMGQRPTVLWFTGLSGAGKSTIANIVDKKLHASGRHTYLLDGDNLRHGLNKDLGFTDADRVENIRRVAEVAHLFVDAGVIVLTAFISPFRAERAMARGLFEQGEFIEVHVDTPLDVAEARDVKGLYRKARRGELRNFTGVDSPYEPPESPEIRVNTEHQTAEQAADQVISKLREMGLLD; the protein is encoded by the coding sequence ATGGCCCACGTTTCAGACCTCATCGCCACCGACATCGACCAGTACCTGCGCAAGCACGAGCACAAGAGCCTCTTGCGCTTCATCACCTGCGGCAGCGTCGACGACGGCAAGAGCACACTCATCGGCCGGCTGCTGTACGAGTCGAAGATGCTGTTCGACGACCAGCTCGCAGCCATCGAAGCCGACTCCAAAAAATGGGGCACGCAGGGCGGCGAGATCGACTTCGCGCTGCTCGTCGACGGCCTGGCGGCCGAGCGCGAGCAAGGCATCACCATCGACGTCGCCTACCGCTTCTTCTCGACCGACCGGCGCAAGTTCATCGTGGCCGACACCCCCGGCCACGAGCAATACACCCGCAACATGATCACCGGCGCGTCGACCGCCGACGTGGCGGTGATCCTGGTCGATGCGCGCCGCGGCTTGCTCACGCAGACGCGCCGCCACAGCTACCTCGTCTCGCTGATGGGCATTCGCAAGGTGGTGCTGGCCATCAACAAGATGGACCTCATCGACTACTCGGAGAAGACCTTCCGCAGCATCGTCGAGGAATACCGCAACTTCGCTTCGCAGTTCGGCCTGGAAGACATCACCGCGATCCCGATGTCGGCGCTGCGCGGCGACAACATCATCGAACACAGCGCCCGCATGCCCTGGTACCACGGCTCCACGCTGATGGGCTACCTGGAGACGGTGAGCGTCGGCCCGAATGGTGGTGACGGACAGCAACAGAGCAGCGCCTTCCGCCTGCCGGTGCAGTGGGTCAACCGGCCCCACCTCGACTTCCGCGGCTTCTGCGGCACCGTGGCCAGCGGGACGATCAAGCCCGGCGATCGTGTCCGCGTTCAACCCTCGGGGCGCGAGAGCCGCGTGGCCCGCATCGTCACCGCCGCGGGCGACCTGCCGATGGCCGTGGCCGGCCAGGCCATCACGCTCACCCTCACCGACGAGGTCGACGTCTCGCGCGGCGACATGATCTCCATCGCCACCAGCCCGGCCGAAGTGGCCGACCAGTTCGAGACCACACTCGTGTGGATGTCGGAGGAGGCCATGCTGCCCGGCCGCCCCTACCTGCTCAAGATCGGCACGCGCACGCTGAGCGCCACCATCACCGAGCCCAAGTACAAGATCAACGTCAACACGATGGAGCACCTGGCCGCCAAGAAGCTGGAGCTCAACGAGATCGGCGTGTGCAACATCGCGCTCGACCGCCCGATCGCCTTCGACCCCTACAAGGACAACCGCGACACCGGCGCCTTCATCCTCATCAACCGGATGACCAACAACACGGTCGGCGCCGGCATGCTGCACTTCGCGCTGCGCCGCGCGCACAACGTGCACCTCCAGCCGGTCGACCTGGACAAGGCCGCACGCGCGCGCAGCATGGGCCAGCGGCCGACGGTGCTCTGGTTCACCGGCCTTTCCGGCGCGGGCAAATCGACCATCGCCAACATCGTCGACAAGAAGCTGCACGCGTCGGGTCGGCACACCTACCTGCTCGATGGCGACAACCTGCGCCACGGCCTCAACAAGGACCTCGGCTTCACCGATGCCGACCGCGTGGAGAACATCCGCCGCGTGGCCGAGGTGGCGCACCTCTTCGTCGATGCGGGCGTGATCGTGCTTACCGCTTTCATTTCGCCCTTCCGCGCCGAACGGGCCATGGCGCGAGGCCTCTTCGAGCAGGGCGAGTTCATCGAGGTACACGTCGACACGCCACTCGACGTGGCCGAGGCTCGCGATGTGAAGGGCCTCTACCGCAAGGCGCGGCGCGGCGAGCTGCGCAACTTCACCGGGGTCGATTCGCCCTACGAGCCGCCCGAGTCACCGGAGATCCGCGTGAACACCGAGCATCAGACGGCCGAGCAGGCGGCCGACCAGGTGATCTCGAAACTGCGGGAGATGGGCCTGCTCGACTGA
- the cysD gene encoding sulfate adenylyltransferase subunit CysD, producing MNSETVANLQQWNARRKRAVELRVAGKSLPDIRRETGLSAPTVIAAHKAYLAGGWDAVPLEGRGRKLGVGRVLDAAQEHATHAALLQAPETVGTGGGVWTLSTTAQWVQQQFGVAIEERTLARYLVRWGLALAPWRKVASTSETGVQWWNTRLPDLVKTARSRGAQVAWCCVSAAPGSEGTLLRAQTLKGRIAWRVVPDAADTALLSRFLAQLSEALDVPLCIALHAPALPQASWPEGAWPCPIGPDPQVPSAAPTAGPVAFSNPQPAPATVQPRAPVNVSAPLPEAFAAMNQKLTHLQRLEAESIHILREVVAECENPVMLYSIGKDSSVMLHLARKAFYPAPPPFPLLHVDTTWKFREMYAMRERMAKELDMKLIVHQNPEAVALGINPFMHGSQIHTDLWKTQGLKQALDLYKFDAAFGGARRDEEKSRAKERIFSFRSAQHRWDPKNQRPELWNLYNARMHKGESMRVFPISNWTELDVWQYIYLENIPIVPLYFSAARPVVERDGTLIMVDDDRMPLKPGETPQMRHVRFRTLGCYPLTGAVESNAQTLPEIIQEMLLTRTSERQGRMIDHDASASMEKKKQEGYF from the coding sequence ATGAATTCCGAGACCGTTGCCAACCTCCAGCAGTGGAACGCCCGTCGCAAACGGGCGGTGGAACTGCGGGTGGCCGGCAAGTCGTTGCCCGACATCCGCCGCGAGACCGGCCTCAGCGCGCCCACCGTGATCGCCGCGCACAAGGCCTATCTCGCGGGCGGCTGGGATGCCGTCCCCCTCGAAGGCCGTGGCCGCAAGCTCGGCGTGGGCCGGGTGCTGGATGCCGCGCAGGAGCATGCGACGCACGCGGCACTGCTACAAGCCCCTGAAACGGTAGGTACCGGCGGCGGCGTGTGGACTTTGTCAACTACCGCACAGTGGGTACAGCAGCAGTTCGGCGTGGCCATCGAGGAACGCACCCTCGCGCGCTACCTCGTGCGCTGGGGCCTCGCACTCGCGCCGTGGCGCAAGGTGGCGAGCACGAGCGAGACCGGCGTGCAGTGGTGGAACACGCGCCTGCCGGATCTCGTCAAGACAGCCCGCTCGCGTGGCGCACAGGTGGCGTGGTGTTGTGTGTCCGCCGCGCCCGGCAGCGAGGGCACCCTGCTTCGCGCCCAGACGCTCAAGGGCCGCATCGCCTGGCGGGTCGTACCCGACGCTGCCGACACCGCGCTCCTGTCGCGCTTTCTCGCGCAGCTCTCGGAAGCACTCGACGTGCCGCTGTGCATCGCATTGCACGCGCCAGCGCTGCCACAGGCAAGCTGGCCCGAGGGAGCATGGCCGTGCCCCATCGGGCCCGACCCGCAGGTGCCGAGTGCCGCGCCCACCGCGGGCCCTGTCGCCTTCTCGAACCCACAACCCGCGCCCGCCACCGTGCAGCCCCGCGCCCCCGTCAACGTGTCTGCGCCTCTTCCCGAGGCCTTTGCCGCCATGAACCAGAAGCTGACCCACCTGCAACGCCTCGAGGCCGAGAGCATCCACATCCTGCGCGAGGTGGTGGCCGAGTGCGAGAACCCGGTGATGCTGTACTCCATCGGCAAGGACAGCTCGGTGATGCTGCACCTCGCGCGCAAGGCCTTCTACCCCGCGCCGCCGCCCTTTCCGCTGCTGCACGTCGACACGACGTGGAAATTCCGCGAGATGTACGCGATGCGCGAGCGCATGGCGAAGGAGCTCGACATGAAGCTCATCGTGCACCAGAACCCCGAAGCCGTGGCGCTCGGCATCAACCCCTTCATGCACGGCTCTCAGATCCACACCGACCTGTGGAAAACGCAGGGCCTGAAGCAGGCGCTCGACCTGTACAAGTTCGACGCCGCCTTCGGTGGCGCACGGCGCGACGAAGAGAAATCGCGCGCCAAGGAGCGCATCTTCTCCTTCCGTTCGGCACAGCACCGCTGGGACCCGAAGAACCAGCGCCCCGAACTCTGGAACCTCTACAACGCGCGCATGCACAAGGGCGAATCGATGCGCGTGTTTCCGATCTCCAATTGGACCGAGCTCGACGTCTGGCAATACATCTACCTGGAGAACATCCCCATCGTGCCGCTCTACTTCTCCGCGGCGCGGCCGGTGGTGGAGCGCGACGGCACGCTGATCATGGTCGACGACGACCGCATGCCGCTCAAGCCCGGCGAGACGCCGCAGATGCGCCACGTGCGCTTCCGCACGCTGGGCTGCTACCCGCTCACCGGCGCGGTGGAGTCGAACGCGCAGACGCTGCCCGAGATCATCCAGGAGATGCTCCTCACCCGCACCTCGGAGCGGCAAGGCCGCATGATCGACCACGATGCGTCGGCGTCGATGGAAAAGAAAAAACAAGAAGGCTACTTCTAA
- the cysQ gene encoding 3'(2'),5'-bisphosphate nucleotidase CysQ — protein MKIARDAGDVILAVYATDFSTRGKADASPVTEADERAEVVITAALAALTPDIPIVAEEAVSAGKIPQVGNRFWLVDPLDGTKEFINRNGEFTVNIALIEDGKPTLGVVLAPALKRLFAGRAGAGAYVEDDQGRREIRCRAVPAEGLTVVASRSHGDAAALDQFLAGRKVAALANAGSSLKLCLVAAGEADLYPRLGRTMEWDIAAGHAVLAAAGGKVETLAGEALRYGKPGFDNPHFVASAA, from the coding sequence GTGAAGATCGCCCGCGACGCCGGTGACGTGATCCTCGCGGTGTACGCCACCGACTTCAGCACCCGTGGGAAGGCCGATGCCTCGCCGGTGACCGAGGCCGACGAACGTGCCGAGGTGGTCATCACCGCCGCCCTCGCCGCGCTCACGCCCGACATTCCCATCGTGGCGGAAGAGGCCGTGTCGGCTGGCAAGATCCCGCAGGTGGGCAATCGCTTCTGGCTGGTCGACCCGCTCGACGGCACCAAGGAGTTCATCAACCGCAACGGTGAGTTCACCGTCAACATCGCGCTCATCGAAGACGGCAAGCCGACGCTGGGCGTGGTGCTGGCGCCTGCGCTCAAGCGCCTGTTCGCCGGGCGCGCCGGTGCCGGGGCCTACGTGGAAGACGACCAGGGCCGCCGCGAGATCCGATGCCGCGCGGTGCCGGCCGAAGGCCTGACCGTCGTGGCCAGCCGTTCGCATGGCGACGCGGCGGCGCTTGACCAGTTCCTGGCGGGTCGCAAGGTGGCCGCGCTGGCCAATGCCGGCTCGTCGCTCAAGCTGTGCCTGGTCGCCGCCGGCGAGGCCGACCTGTACCCGCGCCTGGGGCGCACGATGGAGTGGGACATCGCGGCTGGCCACGCCGTCCTGGCCGCGGCGGGTGGCAAGGTGGAAACGCTGGCCGGCGAGGCGCTGCGCTACGGCAAGCCCGGTTTCGACAACCCGCACTTCGTGGCGAGCGCCGCCTGA
- a CDS encoding FAD/NAD(P)-binding protein, with amino-acid sequence MTHTIAIVGGGLSGTLTAVHLMRRAVEADLKIVLINRSGLLARGVAYGTRSADHVLNVPAARMSAFEDDEGHFLRYAQSQEPGVQGGTFVRRELYGDYLEWTLQQAHAQLSEPERFEHRCEHVESLELTDHGTVLHFGQGASLEADRTVLALGHFAPADPRLDDNTVLASTRYVRDPWRADALARIGHDEPVLLLGTGLTMVDIALALEARGHKGPMIALSRRGLLPQPHRTGGAPPIGITLPDELLAGPPDLKHWLRMIRTQCDTLAGQGIDWRETLASLRNATPDLWQRLDQRQRAQFLRHVQAYWDVHRHRLAPPLNDRLQALLKSGRLQVRAGRLQSLQSGAAGGLTAIYRPRGAYLAASLRVAHVINCTGPSTDLKRAREPLMQSLLACGQATPDSLGLGLATGDHYALLDAKGRPSPVLRYLGPFLRAQYWECTAVPELRRHAKALAEVLCTECLGAAVH; translated from the coding sequence ATGACCCACACCATTGCCATCGTCGGCGGAGGACTGAGCGGCACGCTCACCGCCGTGCACCTCATGCGCCGCGCCGTCGAAGCCGACCTCAAGATCGTGCTGATCAACCGCTCGGGCCTGCTGGCCCGCGGCGTGGCCTACGGCACGCGCAGCGCCGACCACGTGCTCAACGTGCCCGCCGCGCGCATGAGCGCGTTCGAAGACGACGAAGGCCACTTCCTGCGGTACGCGCAGTCGCAGGAGCCGGGCGTGCAAGGCGGCACCTTCGTGCGCCGCGAACTCTACGGCGACTACCTCGAGTGGACGCTGCAGCAGGCGCACGCACAACTGTCCGAGCCGGAGCGTTTCGAACACCGCTGCGAGCACGTCGAATCGCTCGAACTCACCGATCACGGCACCGTGCTGCACTTCGGCCAGGGCGCCTCGCTGGAGGCCGACCGCACCGTGCTCGCGCTCGGCCACTTCGCGCCCGCCGACCCGCGGCTCGACGACAACACCGTGCTGGCCAGCACCCGCTACGTGCGCGACCCCTGGCGTGCCGACGCGCTGGCCCGCATCGGGCATGACGAGCCCGTGCTGCTGCTGGGCACCGGCCTCACGATGGTCGACATCGCACTCGCCCTCGAAGCACGCGGCCACAAGGGCCCCATGATCGCCCTCTCGCGCCGCGGCCTGCTGCCGCAGCCGCACCGCACGGGCGGCGCACCGCCCATCGGCATCACCCTCCCCGACGAGCTGCTGGCCGGCCCGCCCGACCTCAAGCACTGGCTGCGGATGATCCGCACGCAGTGCGACACGCTCGCCGGTCAGGGCATCGACTGGCGGGAAACGCTCGCGTCATTGCGCAACGCCACGCCCGACCTGTGGCAGCGCCTCGATCAGCGCCAGCGCGCGCAGTTCCTGCGGCACGTGCAGGCCTACTGGGACGTGCACCGCCATCGCCTCGCGCCGCCGCTCAACGATCGCCTGCAGGCCCTGCTCAAGAGCGGCCGCTTGCAGGTGCGCGCCGGGCGGCTGCAGTCCTTGCAGAGCGGCGCGGCCGGTGGTCTCACGGCCATCTACCGCCCACGCGGCGCATACCTCGCGGCCTCGCTGCGGGTGGCCCACGTGATCAACTGCACCGGCCCGAGCACCGACCTGAAACGCGCGCGCGAGCCGCTGATGCAGTCCCTGCTGGCCTGCGGCCAGGCCACGCCCGACAGCCTCGGCCTGGGCCTTGCCACCGGCGACCACTACGCCTTGCTCGACGCCAAGGGCCGGCCGTCTCCGGTGCTGCGCTACCTCGGCCCGTTCCTTCGGGCGCAGTACTGGGAGTGCACCGCGGTGCCCGAGCTGCGCCGCCACGCCAAGGCCCTGGCCGAGGTGCTGTGCACCGAGTGCCTGGGCGCCGCGGTGCACTGA
- a CDS encoding polysaccharide pyruvyl transferase family protein, whose protein sequence is MKSDQIAVCGSFGFGNAGDEAVPLAIEDMLQELGLKHRLSVVSRFRSGTLDSIVYMGPQDTQRRKALAGLPMLVCGGGVIEPNPGAVLYRARPLLRSAAKGQAAVLGSSVEPGVRYGLRARLRLLRSLMGLGTVYTRDKLSERSLNKIAPWVKTETIGDLVLWMKPQHDTPLLSKLALPSRYISVVLAPRWSEDAGWTQWITNDLAALARKLDAAIVFVPMSSLHDDDRVEHKRIAAKLAEHHPDVQVVDVQEALEPREVCSLLARSILTTSMRLHGCVMAYAQRVPIVCIAYHPKLLGFSETVDCLKATLPHAPPDQQTTGFYGYDFPDLRLKPGDLVAVAEVAMQSPQHARLDELKTKSLNALRQFLTR, encoded by the coding sequence ATGAAATCTGACCAGATCGCGGTCTGCGGATCGTTCGGCTTCGGCAACGCGGGCGACGAAGCCGTGCCGCTGGCCATCGAAGACATGCTGCAGGAGCTGGGGCTGAAGCACCGCCTGTCGGTTGTGTCGCGCTTTCGCTCCGGCACCCTCGACTCCATCGTCTACATGGGCCCGCAGGACACCCAGCGCCGCAAGGCGCTCGCAGGCCTGCCGATGCTGGTGTGCGGCGGTGGCGTGATCGAGCCGAACCCGGGTGCTGTGCTCTACCGCGCGCGGCCGCTGCTGCGCTCCGCGGCAAAGGGCCAGGCCGCGGTGCTCGGCTCGTCGGTCGAACCCGGTGTGCGCTACGGGTTGAGGGCGCGTCTGCGGCTGCTGCGCTCGCTGATGGGCCTGGGCACCGTCTACACGCGAGACAAGCTCTCGGAACGCTCGCTCAACAAGATCGCCCCCTGGGTCAAGACCGAAACCATCGGCGACCTCGTGCTGTGGATGAAGCCGCAGCACGACACGCCCCTGCTGTCGAAGCTCGCCCTGCCCTCGCGCTACATCTCGGTGGTGCTGGCCCCGCGCTGGAGCGAAGACGCCGGCTGGACGCAATGGATCACCAACGATCTGGCGGCACTCGCGCGCAAGCTCGATGCCGCGATCGTGTTCGTGCCGATGTCTTCGCTGCACGACGACGACCGCGTCGAGCACAAGCGCATCGCCGCCAAGCTCGCCGAGCACCACCCCGACGTGCAGGTCGTCGACGTGCAAGAGGCGCTCGAGCCACGCGAGGTGTGCTCGCTGCTCGCACGCTCCATCCTCACCACCTCGATGCGCCTGCACGGTTGCGTGATGGCCTATGCCCAGCGCGTGCCCATCGTGTGCATCGCCTATCACCCCAAGCTGCTCGGCTTCTCGGAAACGGTGGACTGCCTGAAGGCCACCCTGCCGCACGCGCCGCCCGACCAGCAGACCACCGGCTTCTACGGCTACGACTTCCCCGACCTTCGCCTGAAGCCCGGCGATCTGGTGGCGGTGGCCGAGGTGGCGATGCAATCGCCGCAGCACGCACGGCTCGACGAGCTCAAGACGAAATCGCTCAACGCCTTGAGGCAGTTCCTCACGCGCTGA
- a CDS encoding oligosaccharide flippase family protein translates to MSEAITETHDRFGRRGVAKAALWTLAGYAISIVLRLGSNLVMTRLLAPEMFGLMALSMAIIQGLAMVSDLGLQQLAVSSKNFENREFRQTLWTVQVARGCIIFVSMLLVACGLLALGEVHSTSESVYLDPLFPYVLMALAVAPLLTSLEPTGMLGLARQMNVRVTVKLELSVQIVTLLCMVTAARITPTVWALVIGTLCGNVFRLIVAYVMFPTRPTLHIAKGPFAEVFRFGKWLTIASALGFTALSGDRLLLGTLVPANLLGLYAIAHLLVMAIEQGLNKVINAVAFPVLSNTFRTKPEELPRVYYRLLVPIAALVWFTAFFLFETAPVVVDLLYDHRYAKAADVFAWLSLLLLSIPARLALQALMTTGDVKSTALAAAVRTVVSLGSIWLLYPLMGLSGAAIGAVLGSLIVFPIVYKRLLAGGILSLKLELCALPAGFVGYFLGWLVLRAFN, encoded by the coding sequence ATGAGCGAGGCCATCACGGAAACCCACGATCGGTTCGGCCGGCGCGGCGTCGCCAAGGCCGCCCTCTGGACGCTCGCCGGCTACGCCATCTCGATCGTGCTCCGGCTGGGCAGCAACCTCGTGATGACGCGCCTGCTGGCGCCGGAGATGTTCGGCCTGATGGCCTTGTCGATGGCGATCATCCAGGGCCTCGCGATGGTCTCCGACCTCGGGCTGCAGCAGCTGGCGGTGAGTTCCAAGAACTTCGAGAACCGCGAGTTCCGGCAGACCCTCTGGACGGTGCAGGTCGCACGCGGCTGCATCATCTTCGTCTCCATGCTGCTCGTGGCCTGCGGGCTGCTGGCCCTGGGCGAGGTGCACAGCACGTCGGAGAGCGTCTACCTCGACCCGCTCTTCCCCTACGTGCTGATGGCGCTGGCGGTGGCGCCCCTGCTCACCTCACTCGAGCCGACCGGCATGCTGGGGCTGGCGCGCCAGATGAACGTGCGCGTGACGGTCAAGCTGGAGCTGTCGGTCCAGATCGTGACGCTGCTGTGCATGGTCACCGCGGCACGCATCACGCCGACGGTCTGGGCGCTGGTCATCGGCACCCTGTGCGGCAACGTCTTCCGCCTCATCGTGGCCTACGTCATGTTCCCGACGCGGCCGACCTTGCACATCGCCAAAGGGCCCTTCGCCGAGGTCTTCCGCTTCGGCAAATGGCTCACCATCGCCTCGGCGCTGGGCTTCACCGCGCTGAGCGGCGACCGCCTGCTGCTGGGCACGCTGGTGCCCGCCAACCTGCTCGGCCTCTACGCCATCGCCCACCTGCTGGTGATGGCGATCGAGCAGGGCCTGAACAAGGTCATCAACGCCGTCGCCTTCCCGGTGCTCAGCAACACCTTCCGCACCAAGCCGGAGGAGCTGCCCCGGGTGTACTACCGCCTGCTGGTGCCCATCGCGGCACTGGTGTGGTTCACCGCCTTCTTCCTGTTCGAGACCGCGCCGGTCGTCGTCGACCTGCTGTACGACCACCGCTACGCCAAGGCCGCCGACGTGTTCGCATGGCTGTCGCTGCTGTTGCTGTCGATCCCGGCGCGGCTGGCCTTGCAGGCGTTGATGACCACCGGCGACGTGAAGTCGACCGCCCTCGCCGCGGCGGTGCGCACGGTGGTGTCGCTCGGTTCCATCTGGCTGCTGTACCCCTTGATGGGCTTGTCGGGTGCCGCCATCGGCGCCGTGCTCGGCTCGCTAATCGTGTTTCCCATCGTCTACAAGCGACTGCTGGCGGGGGGCATCCTCAGCCTGAAGCTCGAGCTCTGCGCCCTGCCCGCCGGTTTCGTGGGCTACTTCCTGGGCTGGCTGGTGCTGCGCGCCTTCAACTGA
- the xrtB gene encoding exosortase B, translating into MRPLSPWWLLVAGLAAMYAPVYWAASQTLWQSEEMGHGPIILALVLWLFWRARENIASQSTAPVHALGWPLFAFGVVLYAFGRTFSVASIEFLSQIFVLASGLALLGGRGALKAAWFPLLYLLFLVPLPASVIDAITGSLKGWVSVLVVDLLYALGYPIARTGVMISIGPYQLLVADACSGLNSMFSLTAIGALFIYFKHRAQRLHNLIMIASILPIAFMANIVRVTILSLITYHFGDEAGAGFLHSAAGFVLMAVAVGLLFGLDTLLAATLGKRARPAPEASAP; encoded by the coding sequence GTGCGCCCGCTGTCCCCGTGGTGGTTGCTGGTGGCCGGCCTGGCCGCCATGTATGCCCCCGTCTACTGGGCGGCCAGCCAGACGCTCTGGCAAAGCGAAGAGATGGGCCACGGCCCGATCATCCTGGCGCTCGTGCTCTGGCTCTTCTGGCGTGCGCGCGAGAACATCGCTTCGCAGTCCACCGCGCCCGTCCACGCGCTCGGCTGGCCACTCTTCGCATTCGGTGTCGTGCTCTACGCCTTCGGGCGCACCTTCTCGGTGGCGAGCATCGAGTTCCTCTCGCAGATCTTCGTGCTCGCCAGCGGCCTGGCCCTGCTGGGTGGCCGCGGGGCCTTGAAGGCGGCCTGGTTCCCGCTGCTGTACCTGCTGTTCCTGGTGCCGCTGCCGGCCAGCGTCATCGACGCGATTACCGGCTCGCTCAAGGGCTGGGTGTCGGTGCTGGTGGTCGACCTCCTCTACGCCCTGGGTTACCCCATCGCCCGCACCGGCGTGATGATCTCCATCGGCCCCTACCAGCTGCTGGTGGCCGATGCCTGCTCGGGCCTGAACTCGATGTTCAGCCTCACCGCCATCGGCGCGCTCTTCATCTATTTCAAGCACCGCGCACAGCGCTTGCATAACCTGATCATGATTGCCTCGATCCTTCCGATCGCCTTCATGGCCAACATCGTGCGCGTGACGATCCTCTCGCTCATCACCTATCACTTCGGTGACGAGGCCGGCGCCGGCTTCCTGCACAGCGCCGCGGGCTTCGTGCTGATGGCCGTGGCGGTCGGCTTGCTGTTCGGGCTCGACACCCTGCTGGCGGCGACCCTCGGCAAGCGAGCCCGCCCTGCCCCGGAGGCCTCGGCACCATGA